In Neomonachus schauinslandi chromosome 12, ASM220157v2, whole genome shotgun sequence, the sequence GATCCCAGAGTCCGTGGCACCCCAGgacaactttttaatttttaaagattgttaaaGACAGAAACCAGCCCCCCCCCAGACGTAAATGTGACCAAACCGTCATGCGGTAAGGACCACTCCCGTGTCCTCTGGCCTGTACGGGACAGCGCGCTCTGGGGCTGGTGTGCAGACCTGGTCTGCAAGGCCCTGAGCGGATCCCAGAAGCTGCGGCCTGAAATACCACCTTCCGAGCTTCCCTTTCTCCCGTGGGAAGGGGGGACCCCGGCGTGGCCAGCCTCCGGGGCTGTGCCCCAACGGTACTCACGTCCACCACCAGGAAGCCAGCAGCCCGCACGTGGCGCCGGGCCAGCGCAAAGCGCCCCAGCAAGTCTCGGCTCCGGCTGCCGTAGTTGGGGAACTCCCAGCGCAGGAAGGCCagcctggtggggaaggggcatgGAGCTCGAGCGGAGCGTGCTCCCTGGGGCCCTcggagggagggggggggccCCGGAGAAGCTGCGTGACTGCCTACCTCTTGGCCCCGGGGGGCAGCGGCTGACTCCCAGAGGGTGGGGTGAGATGAGGGGCCACGAAGTCCCTGGGGGGCAGGAATTGGCTTTCGGGGTCCAGCAGCACCTCGGCATCTAGGGAGGCGTGTGGGTGCACGTGTTGGGGATCGTCCCTGGGGGCATAAGGCCCTCCTCACAGCAGAGGGCCCGAACAAGCAGCAGCCCCGTGGCCGccagcagggggagtgtgggGAGGGCCTCACCCAGGACCCAGCCGTACTGCGTGGGCACCATGAAGCTGCCCCTGCTGCTGTCCCCCAGCAGCCCCTTCAGCGTGTCCTGCAGCTCCTTCTGCAAGGGGGTCACCTTCCCGTCGAGGGCTGAGAGTCTGGGGACCAGGGCTGAGGCCGGCAGATGGGGGCCAGTGTACTCTGGGTGCTCCAGATGGGCGCTAGCATTGATGTGGAGCAGCTTCTGGAAGGTGCTCTGATCCTTCGGGGACCTGCCCTCTGAGGGAGAGGACAGCGCGAGAAGAGCGGGCGAGCTGAGGGTGGCACCGGGGCGGAGGGACATGCGGGGCAGGTGGGGGACAATGGCACCCCGCCCCCACGCTGCCCCCTGAACTACATGCGTCAGCAGGAGGGGGTCTGTGGGCCACCCATAGGAAGGGGGCGGAGCAGCAGCCGATGCCCGGGGAGCTCAGGGGGCTGCGCGGGCTCAGCATCACGCAGGAGAGGAGGGGATAGCCCGCCGCTCACCTAGGAACTGGGTGTGCAGGTCAGGGCGCAGCACGGCCCGCAGTTCTGTCTCCTGCACCTGCTGCAGCACGCACAGGGCCCACACCACGTCCACCTGCAGGGCTGGGTGCAGGCCCGTCAGCGCTGGGCCCAGCTTCTCGTGAACCTGGGCGACGACAGGGCGGGCGAAGGGGGCTTCCCTCAGCGGCCGCCAACATCCCCGGGCCAGCAGCGCTCAGGGCTCCCGAATGACTTGGCCACACCGAGGCCCAAGGCAGCTACAGGGGATCCCTGCTGACGATCTCGGCCAGGCTTGGGGCAGCCCTTCGTAGAGAGTACCAGAAACCCTCCTCGGCACCCAGGGCCAACCCGGACAGCACGACCTTCAGCTGCATGTTCTGCGGCCCCTCCCAGCAGCAAGTCTGTGCCCCGAAATCCCGTCTCTCTAAACACGGCAAGCGGGCCCGAGGCCGGGGACATGTTTCTGGCCTCGAGGGGAGTTGGAGACTACGAAAGGGGCTGCAGCTGGCCCGCTGGGGTGGTGCCACATGGAGGCCCAGGGTCAAAGCCGGTGCACCCGCAGGACGCCTCACCCCTGCGTGGATGCACTCTGCACGGTGGCCTGCACAGCACACAGCCCCGCCAGCAGGTCACAGCGTCAGTGGGGCGTTCAGGAAGCCCCAGGAATGGAGACCAGGGGTCCCCCACCCCTGACTGTGTGGCGAGTGAGCCGGCCGACACGTCCTGACCAGCAGCTGTTCTGGGCCACACAGCAGGCGTGGGGGATGGCACGTCTTTGGTCCCCAGACAAGGTGTGCCGTGTGGCCCCAGCCGGCCCCCATGCAGAAGTCCGGCCTGAAGCTGCGCTCAGGGGCCCTGCGGCAGCCGGCAGCccgagggaagaggaggggggagcAGGGGTGCACAGAGCGTACCAGGCGGAAGAACTGGTCCTCCCGTTCCGGACGGAAGTTCAGATGCGCGAAGGCCAGGAGCACGTTGCACAAGTACAGCGCCGGGACGGTCTGGGCTCTGTCCTGGATGTGCTGGGCCGGCCACGTGCGGTGGAGCACAGCGTGAGACGGACCCGTCCCTCCCACAGGGCCCGGGACGCCCTAGACCTTCCCTGGCGGCAGCTGCCATCCCCCAGAGGCCGGGACCCCGGAGAGCCGCCCGGCACAGCCTCAAGCAGCTGCGCGGCCCGGCCGTCCCTACCGCTCCCTGCGACAGCCACCCAAAGAGATCGGTTCCTCCGAAGGTCAGTGAGAGGACAGAGGACGCCGTCCTCACCCATACCGTCTGCAGCACCCTATGACCCGAGGAGGAACCCCCGATCCGCAACCAGGCAGTGTGTCTGGCCGGCCAGGCCTCCCCGATGGAAGGGGCAGGGAACCCACTCCCTGAGGGGGTCAGGCCCACAGGGCCGTTCCAGCCCAGGCTGCAGGGCTCTGCCCGCTCACCTGGACGAAGGCCTCAAACAGGGGCCCGCTGAGCCACTTGAGGAGGGCGAAGGACTTGGCGCAGCGGGCCACCTCGCCGGACGTCAGGCTGGGCGTGTGGGGTAGCAGGTCGGCAGCCAGGCGCTGGAACACCTGGGGCTGCTGGAAGCCGAGTTTGCCTTCGGGACAGAGCGAGCCCAGGATTCACCCGGCGAGGGTCGGCAGGCCGCCCAGgaaccacccagccaccccagcctggcCTCGAGGTCTGGGGGTGAGGTGTCCGTGACCAAATTTATCCCTGAGCCCCAGCATGGGGGATCAGGGCCCATGGGTCACAGCGTTTCTGTGGCAGCCTTTCGGGCCGGTGCGAGCCATGGGGTGGGCGGGCACCGAATTCGACACAGCTGCGGCCAGAGCGCCCTCTCCCCCCACTGCTCCCAGTGGCAGGGGCTCACCGTAGGCGTACGCCAGGTCCAAGAGGATGCATTTCGTCAGGGGGAAGGGCTTCTGGACCAGGTGGTAAGAGATGGCTCGCAGCAAGGGCACGGAGCGCCGGTTCTGAGCGGCCAGCGTCACCAGCACCTTCCGCAGCTCGTCGGGGCCGAACTGTTCTACCAGCTCCAGGCACTGTCAATCACAGCCGGCAGGGGTCAGCTGGACGGCCGAGGCCAGGGCTCCCAGGCAGCGCTGTGCGGCCCCTGTGGGACAGCGACTGGACCTGAGCTCACTAGCCCCGGGCTCCGGCCACGTGGGGCCTGCCTCAGCTCCCAGCTGGGGAACCCTGGGGCCCGGGGTGCCCTGTCTGCAGCCAGACTTATCCCCAGGTCCCAGCGCGGGGGGGCCCGGGGCCCATGAGCCGCAGGGCTTGCTGTGGCAGCCATCTGGGCCAGCGCCCGCTACGATGGGAACAGGGGCTGAATTTGACTTGACTGCGGGCTGCGGGTGGGGGCACATCACCAGGAAGCGCCAGCCTGGAGCCGGGCCACCGGCCGGCCCAGGTCCCGCACAGAAGGTGGTTTTAGAGAAGACGAGGCATGCCAGGCTCATCAGCGTGGCCACAGAGCGTGCCTGAGGCTGCCCGGGCCCCCTGCCCCAGTACCTTGTCCTCCAGGCGGGTCATCAGCGGCTCCGAGAGGGGCCCCGTCTTCGCCATCACGGCCACCACCGTGCGGCCGTCTTCGATTTCCGCCCAGCGCCGCTCCAGGTGCAGGAGCAGCTCGGCCAGCAGCTCCTGGGAGCCCCGCTCCTGCATGTAGGTGGCGCTGGACTCCGCCAGGAAGGCCAGGTGCTTGTACCTGAGTCTGCGCAGGCGCCACCGGACCTCCTGCTCCACCGACTGCAGCTCCTTGCAGGCCGCCGGGAGCGCCAGCGCGTAGAGGCTCCGCAGCAGCCTCACGAGGGGCCCGTGCCAGACGGAGGCTATCTGGGCGGGGAGGACACAGGGAAGTCACACCCGAGGCCCGACCTGCCCCGCGCCAGGGGTCTGGGCTGGAAGCTGCCTGCCCAGCAcggccccccgccccaccccaccggCTGTCGGGCCACCCGCACCCAAGAGCTCCGCCCGAGAGGGGCAACTCCCCCCGGCTTTCCCCAACGCAGATTCCACGGCCGTGGCCGGTTACACAGAGACCTGGCCACGGATCTGCGCGGTGGGCACGCCTGACGAGTGCCCGTCTCGCACGCGCAGACCCGAACCCAAGCAAGCCGTCGAGTCCAGAAGTCAGGACAAAGCCTGCAGGGCTGACTCAGGGTCACGTTCTGTCAACCCGCTGGTTCCTTCGCTGGCAGTGACGGGACGATCGTTAGCTGTCAGACACGCTGACTTTTCTTGGGCAAACAGCTGCTCCACCGAGTCTGAGAAGCCCCGAGCCCTAAACCCCTCTTCTCCAAGGGGCAGTCCTACAGCTCCTGAGAACGTCGAGTTTCTCAGGAATGCCGAGAGCAAAGCTGACACCCCGCAGAGCAGGTCCAGGTGCTGGCGCCCCGatgccccaccctcccacccagcccctgctccccaaGGCGTGAAGCTGCGCAAAGAAGCCCTGGGATACGTGGGCAAGAGGAGGCCTGGCCACCCTACACCCCCAGGCGTCAGGGAAGACAGGCCGCCACCATCGTCACATCAGGCACCCACAGCCCCACACACAGTGTCCCCAAAGCCCCATGCCGGCAGCGCCACCATCTCCCTCCTCCTCGGGGGCTGCTTCTGACAAGGGGGACCCCGCTGTTCCCAGCAGGGCGTGTTTCCAGGCCTCAGACATGCACGGGGGCCCCTCCAGCACAGCCCACAGCCTCGCAGAGGCCCCACAGGGGAGCCAGGACCCGGGCattcactggggggggggggtctgtcgGCGGCACTGAGCCTCTAACTCTGCCCCTTCCGGTGGGGCCGCTCCCTGCATCTGTGAAACGGGACCGCAAAGAGGGAGCGGAGTGCAAACGGGAGCCAGTGAAGGGCTGGGAGGCCAGCCAGCGCAGAATTTGAGTCTGTGTCAGGAACCCTGGTGCCTGCACCTGCGCAGGTGCTCAGACTCGGTGGAGCAGCTGTTTGCCCAAGAAAAGGTGAGTTTTAAAAGGAGGCCTGGTCATCGTTCACATTGTACTTGTTCCCGGGCCGTTCTGGCTTATAGACTCGTTACAACGTTCCCTCTCATCTCCTAAAATGTGCTTGTTATCTGTGTGTGTGCCAAATACTCAATAAACAAGATCACAGTCTCAGAACAAGGGGCTCGGCAAGGAATTAGGTCGACGGCGTCAGAGAGAATTGACCTTCTGTCGTGACCCCAGTGCACGCACACGTTTCACCAAGACAGAAAGCTCCGTGACACGATACTTCCCTTACTGCGCACGCATTCCGGCGTTTTCTGTCAGCCTATCTTGTTAAAAACAGCCAGCCACGCCCACTGCTTTCCCGGCCTGCAGTCCAGAAACCCCACCCTTGAACTGTGAACCTCCTCCTCGTCACCTCTGACGACTGGATACAAGGCTCTGGTGCTCAGTGACAGAAGCACGGCTTCTTCCCTCCAGCACGGAGCAGGGGAGGGAATGTGGGCTGACGAGGCCAGAGCCAACAGCTGGTGTGCCCCGCCCCCCAGTGCCACACAGACAGGTCCCCCCTTCTCTCTGCGCTCGCAGGTAAGGATCTGGCCGGCTGGATGATGGCCGCGCTCAGCCCAGCTGTCTGGCACCCTCCATCAGCCCCTCGGCATCTCCTCCAGCATCAGGGGCATGCCCACTGTGAGCCAGACACTGGAGGGGAGCCACCCAAGTCAGACCGGCCCGGCCAGGGAAAAAGCACCCCGGAAATGGAGGATGAGCTCGCTTCCCGTGCGTCCATTTTCACGTCCCATTTGCTGCTTGGAAGAGAAGGACAGCAATATTCACCTACCGGGGCTGTGAGGAGGATTAATGAGAACAGACtctacaaaatgaaaaaccaCAGAATGCGGAGAACTGAGCAGGCGGCAGAGTTCCTGCCTACAGAAAGCGACTGGCTGCTCTGGACTCCAATGCCACTGTTTTCTGCCCACTGAACCCTCAGAGAACATTCTAGAAACCCACCTGGCTGTTGACAAGCTGGAGAAGCTGCTGAAAGCGGGCGTCCCGCAGGAGCGAGGCCTTGTACTCTGGCTTGTCAGAGAGCAGGCGAGAAAGCTGGATGAGCATGAGGGCTGCGTGGTTCTCGTGCAGGTGGTGACCACCACCGAGCAGCTCCAGGAGCTCCTCTGGCCGGGTGGCCTTCTTAATGAGCTGGTCCACCTCCTGCTGCTCTGGCCTGGTGGTGAACACCTGTTCCTTCTCTAAGAGCCCCGACAAGGAGCCTGGGAGGTGGGAACTGGGCGAGGTAGCTGAGGAAGTCAGAGTCCTGGGGGCGACCTGGGTAAGTCTCAGTCGGCCAACTGGAGCCACAGCAGGGGCCACGAGGGTGGCCTCCCTCAGGAGGCATGCGCACCGTTTCACCAGGCGAGCCGCCATGaccgggcaggggcgggggcggaggcAGGTACGACTGCTAACAAGTGGTCCCACAGCCCTGAAGAGACAAAGGAGAGAACGGGGTGATGCAGGCGGTGCTCCTGACTCCCAGACAGGGGAGCCGGGCAGATGAGACCACGGCCACTCTCTGCACCCCGGCAGGAACCGCTCCTTTCTGCCTGTCCCCGGGCACACCAGTGCGTTCGGAGGCAAAAGCTCACAGGCTTTTCGTCTCAGCGCAGAACGCGACCAAATACGCAAACGCAGCAGCGTTACAGCTTGGGCTGCGCAGTGCCAGTCCTGGCTGTGCTTGGAACCACCTAGTCCGACAGCCCAGACCCCCAGGCCCAGCGCAGAGGCCTCCTGGTGGGGCTCTGCGCGCATCCACTGCCTTACTTCAAAAGCACCCAGGATTAAGAATCGCTGACTCGCAGAGACGCGGGACGAGACGCTTTACGTCAGACGGCTCCTGGAAAGCCAGGACGTGCAACCCACACCCCACAACTTCACCGCGGAACGACCCCCCTGCAGCacactcccacctcccaccttcaGGAGAGCGCGGCAGGCCCTGctgctctccctcctgcccccgaCACCACCGGACCCAGGACACCAGCCTTCATGCCTCCACACCCAGGCGACACGTTACCTCCAAGGACCCGTCACGCATCCTGCTGCTGTGGCCTCTAACCGCTCGGACCGTCTCGCACAGCAGGGCGATCCAATGGCCGGCGCACGGCAAGGGCCCGGGCCTCCCCTGCTGCAAAGCAGAGAGCGCGTTCAACCGTCGATTTCCCGGCACTTGGCAACCGGAACTCACTCGCCCACCAGCGCATCGCAGCTCTAAGACCCTCGGTCTGATCACCGAAAAGCGGAGGCTCCGGAGGGACACGGACCAAAGGCAACGTCCCCCACCCGCGGCCGCCCCCCACGGAAGACAGCCCTGCGGGCCACGGAGGGAGCGGAGGTCCGGAGGCCCCACTGGGGTTAGGCGAACACCAGCCCGAAGCCCGGCCCTCGGGGGCAGACGGAACACCCGCACCCGGGCCCGCGGGCCACCACGCGGGATGGCGGGGAGGAGCGCGTGCGCACGGTCGGGCCGGTTCCCCGCCTCCAGCCCCAGGACCCCGACCCCCCGCAACCCGGCGCGCCCTCCAGCCCTCAGGACCCACGCCCAGAATCCCCCTCCCCACCGGCACCCGACGTACGCAGCAGCCGCGAGGGCGACCGCTGACCTCCATGCGTCCCCGCACCGTTCCCAGCGCACGCCGCGCGGCGCGCTCGCTACGTCACTCGCAGCGCCGCCGGAAGCAAGCCTAGCCGCTGTCCGCCCGACCGGAAGTCATGCCCGCTACCCTTCCCGGCCGGGTGCCATCTTTGCTGAGGGCACAAACTAGAAGATGGGAAGTAGGGGAGTGAGAGACGGGTGCTGGGCAGTTCAGGAAACGTGGGAAGGGGGAAGAATGAGGCGCCCGGGAGCCGGGGCTGAAGGCTGGGCGCTCTGCCGCCCCGCCCTGCAGCCCGCCCCGGGTCCCCGTGAGGAGCGGCTGCCGGTGGAGACGGTGCCCGGCCGAGGTCGTGCAGAAACGCAGGCGCGGTGTGCCTGCGTCCTGCCAGGGTTTCTGTTTTCTCCAGAATTGTGGAGTTCATGTGCAGTCTCTGGCTTGTGGGTGTGACCGTGTAGTTGAGGAAAGACTGAAGTGCGGGGAAGCGGAGCCCCGCGCGCCTGACGTCCGTGCGCGCTTACTGTCCCTTTGCGCCGCGCTCTGCCGGCTCCGTGCAGGTCGCCCCGGCCTGTGGTCGTCGGATTGCGGCTCCCGGCGTCCGTCAGAGTCCAGCGCCTCTCCCCGGAGCGCGCCCCGCCTGCCTCGGTCTCTCTAGCCGCTCCTACACATCGGGTGGGTCCCGGCGTCGGCGGGGTCCCCCGTTCCCGGGGACAGTCGGGGGTCTCCCCGGGGGCCGTCGGCGTGGTCCCTTCCATCCCGGGGGCCGTCGGCGGGGTCTCCCCTTTCCGGGGACAGTCGGCGGGGTCTCCCCTTCCCGGGGCCGTCGGCGGGGTCTCCCCTTTCCGGGGACAGTCGGGGGTCTCCCCGGGGGCCGTCGGCG encodes:
- the TBRG4 gene encoding FAST kinase domain-containing protein 4 isoform X1; this encodes MAARLVKRCACLLREATLVAPAVAPVGRLRLTQVAPRTLTSSATSPSSHLPGSLSGLLEKEQVFTTRPEQQEVDQLIKKATRPEELLELLGGGHHLHENHAALMLIQLSRLLSDKPEYKASLLRDARFQQLLQLVNSQIASVWHGPLVRLLRSLYALALPAACKELQSVEQEVRWRLRRLRYKHLAFLAESSATYMQERGSQELLAELLLHLERRWAEIEDGRTVVAVMAKTGPLSEPLMTRLEDKCLELVEQFGPDELRKVLVTLAAQNRRSVPLLRAISYHLVQKPFPLTKCILLDLAYAYGKLGFQQPQVFQRLAADLLPHTPSLTSGEVARCAKSFALLKWLSGPLFEAFVQHIQDRAQTVPALYLCNVLLAFAHLNFRPEREDQFFRLVHEKLGPALTGLHPALQVDVVWALCVLQQVQETELRAVLRPDLHTQFLEGRSPKDQSTFQKLLHINASAHLEHPEYTGPHLPASALVPRLSALDGKVTPLQKELQDTLKGLLGDSSRGSFMVPTQYGWVLDAEVLLDPESQFLPPRDFVAPHLTPPSGSQPLPPGAKRLAFLRWEFPNYGSRSRDLLGRFALARRHVRAAGFLVVDVSTVGAQPRRLATPGSPLPTGEREARKVVFQAAASGIRSGPCRPGLHTSPRARCPVQARGHGSGPYRMTVWSHLRLGGGWFLSLTIFKN
- the TBRG4 gene encoding FAST kinase domain-containing protein 4 isoform X3 encodes the protein MAARLVKRCACLLREATLVAPAVAPVGRLRLTQVAPRTLTSSATSPSSHLPGSLSGLLEKEQVFTTRPEQQEVDQLIKKATRPEELLELLGGGHHLHENHAALMLIQLSRLLSDKPEYKASLLRDARFQQLLQLVNSQIASVWHGPLVRLLRSLYALALPAACKELQSVEQEVRWRLRRLRYKHLAFLAESSATYMQERGSQELLAELLLHLERRWAEIEDGRTVVAVMAKTGPLSEPLMTRLEDKCLELVEQFGPDELRKVLVTLAAQNRRSVPLLRAISYHLVQKPFPLTKCILLDLAYAYGKLGFQQPQVFQRLAADLLPHTPSLTSGEVARCAKSFALLKWLSGPLFEAFVQHIQDRAQTVPALYLCNVLLAFAHLNFRPEREDQFFRLVHEKLGPALTGLHPALQVDVVWALCVLQQVQETELRAVLRPDLHTQFLEGRSPKDQSTFQKLLHINASAHLEHPEYTGPHLPASALVPRLSALDGKVTPLQKELQDTLKGLLGDSSRGSFMVPTQYGWVLGTSWPLISPHPLGVSRCPPGPRGWPSCAGSSPTTAAGAETCWGALRWPGATCGLLASWWWTSRTTSGRNSGLSGRKVPT
- the TBRG4 gene encoding FAST kinase domain-containing protein 4 isoform X2; this translates as MEVSGRPRCPVMAARLVKRCACLLREATLVAPAVAPVGRLRLTQVAPRTLTSSATSPSSHLPGSLSGLLEKEQVFTTRPEQQEVDQLIKKATRPEELLELLGGGHHLHENHAALMLIQLSRLLSDKPEYKASLLRDARFQQLLQLVNSQIASVWHGPLVRLLRSLYALALPAACKELQSVEQEVRWRLRRLRYKHLAFLAESSATYMQERGSQELLAELLLHLERRWAEIEDGRTVVAVMAKTGPLSEPLMTRLEDKCLELVEQFGPDELRKVLVTLAAQNRRSVPLLRAISYHLVQKPFPLTKCILLDLAYAYGKLGFQQPQVFQRLAADLLPHTPSLTSGEVARCAKSFALLKWLSGPLFEAFVQHIQDRAQTVPALYLCNVLLAFAHLNFRPEREDQFFRLVHEKLGPALTGLHPALQVDVVWALCVLQQVQETELRAVLRPDLHTQFLEGRSPKDQSTFQKLLHINASAHLEHPEYTGPHLPASALVPRLSALDGKVTPLQKELQDTLKGLLGDSSRGSFMVPTQYGWVLDAEVLLDPESQFLPPRDFVAPHLTPPSGSQPLPPGAKRLAFLRWEFPNYGSRSRDLLGRFALARRHVRAAGFLVVDVPYYEWQELRSEWQKGAYLKDKMRKAVAEELAK